In Daphnia magna isolate NIES linkage group LG7, ASM2063170v1.1, whole genome shotgun sequence, a single genomic region encodes these proteins:
- the LOC116932462 gene encoding uncharacterized protein LOC116932462: MVQAQVYDVDGNIVLANVFLDEGSDSTLFREGFIRKLRLDGTPHTLSVDGAGGVRSKYASRRVQVRLRLFDGEEETLKGSTLPTVASPAPVLEWSALKQRCKHLQDLPLQPSGGRVDILLGSDQAHFTTALESRIGKKFEPTAILTRLGWIVRGVLGSGLLEAVVKSHAIFAADEDVDVLVQQMKRFCDSEEFGTEHQIPGMSESEKQAVQILKAGTRILDVGYEVPITWKTGEPNLSNNRSLAEKRMKSLLRRFYEDPIFEEDYRQAMEKNFKMGYAVYVEDPSDSQPEYYLAHHGVKKGKKWRVVFDAAAKFNGRCLNDSILSGPALQNSLTSVIIKFREGEIAWASDVEAMFSRIRLRTEDSRYFRFLWNQRGETESRVCEMRRLPFGATCSPFIAIATTRRAAADFAGPSFVSKAIEHKMYVDDYLSSAKTIHLAIQEATGVQEALAAGDLNLQGWISNSVEFLNLLSVDVKASLVEERSLDGDHEEKVLGVYWNPTTDVLTFKVSGLDTVVLTRVGLASKTASLFDPQGMAAPMTLKAKVKLRELQIQGLQWTDEVTGEAEQWWKKWFETLKQLNDLEIPRCLFEREDFIVRTELHSFGDASEEAYAAVVYLRNVYVDGTVLVRHVRASTKLAPKKTISIPKLELNAALLAARLVRTVQMALTRTIHARYLWTDSSTVRNWIRATASKYQVYVSHRIGEIQTLTEPQEWRFLPGRINPADVATRSTLGEEIFPSYWWCGVEFLQHPEDRWPADLPWMVEVEEIRPVRANVVQCESSALDWEKMKITVEKIPALVKLQDPFLELVRRCQEEVYSAELSCLQKGKWIPSTSSLLTLSPILGKDGLIRLGGRAGRAQLPYEEIHPPVLPAGHKFIVNVVRAFHLMLKHVGTDYQISFIRQHFWIPRGRELVKKVRREYTVCRRERAKPGEQLMAELHRSRLEAGTPPFTRTACDLFGPLDVGLSRNRTAKRWGVLFTCLVTRAVYLELVTSLSSDDFLLILRRFIGLYGQLGVFHTDNGTNFVGAERELREAAEALFADPKLADFIRSKPMKWKFQPPRTPHFGGAHESLVKSTKRALYRALDAEKLKLQYPSEETLRTLLYEVAGLLNGRPLTAASNDPADFRPLTPADFLNRVKTACPPVGHFEDALPRERYRYLQRVLNLFWDIWKKVYLQSLISRSKWKNPKPNFAVGDVVLEIDSSLRRSQWNLGRVTKTYPGADGLVRVVDVQFERGLFRRGIGQLALLETGSSAGSP, translated from the coding sequence ATGGTCCAAGCGCAAGTGTACGACGTCGACGGGAATATCGTCCTAGCCAATGTTTTCCTGGATGAAGGGAGCGACAGCACTCTCTTCCGAGAAGGTTTCATCCGGAAGCTGAGATTAGATGGGACACCACACACGCTCTCAGTCGACGGTGCCGGAGGCGTGAGAAGTAAATATGCATCCAGACGTGTACAAGTACGACTCCGTTTGTTCGatggagaagaagaaacactGAAGGGTTCTACCCTACCTACAGTGGCGAGTCCAGCTCCTGTGCTGGAATGGAGTGCACTGAAACAGAGGTGTAAACATCTCCAAGACCTTCCGTTGCAGCCAAGCGGAGGGAGAGTTGATATTCTGTTGGGGAGTGATCAAGCTCACTTCACGACTGCCCTGGAATCCCGAATCGGCAAGAAGTTCGAGCCAACTGCAATACTTACACGATTGGGTTGGATCGTACGTGGAGTACTCGGAAGTGGACTCCTGGAAGCAGTAGTCAAGAGCCATGCCATTTTCGCAGCAGACGAGGACGTAGACGTTCTAGTTCAGCAGATGAAACGATTCTGTGACAGTGAAGAATTCGGCACCGAACACCAGATTCCCGGCATGTCCGAGTCGGAGAAACAAGCAGTGCAGATACTGAAGGCAGGCACCCGAATATTGGACGTGGGATACGAGGTCCCTATTACGTGGAAAACCGGGGAGCCGAACCTTTCGAATAACCGAAGTCTGGcagagaaaagaatgaaatctCTGCTACGCCGATTCTACGAAGACCCCATATTTGAAGAAGACTATCGCCAGGCGATGGAGAAGAATTTTAAGATGGGATATGCGGTCTACGTCGAAGATCCATCCGATAGTCAGCCGGAATATTACCTAGCTCATCACGGAGTGAAAAAGGGTAAAAAATGGCGAGTCGTTTTCGACGCCGCAGCAAAATTCAATGGAAGATGTTTGAACGACAGCATCCTCAGCGGTCCAGCGCTACAGAATTCGTTAACGTCCGTCATCATCAAATTTCGTGAGGGAGAAATCGCTTGGGCATCCGACGTAGAGGCGATGTTCAGTCGCATCCGTCTTAGGACCGAAGACTCAcgttattttcgttttctgtgGAACCAAAGAGGGGAGACGGAATCGCGAGTATGTGAGATGCGGAGACTACCGTTTGGGGCCACCTGTTCCCCATTTATTGCAATCGCCACTACTCGAAGAGCAGCAGCTGATTTTGCCGGACCCTCGTTCGTGTCCAAAGCCATTGAACACAAGATGTACGTGGACGATTATTTGAGTTCAGCGAAGACAATCCACCTTGCCATTCAAGAAGCGACTGGAGTTCAAGAGGCGTTGGCGGCAGGTGATCTAAATCTCCAAGGATGGATCTCAAATTCCGTTGAGTTCTTGAACCTGCTGTCCGTCGACGTCAAAGCTAGTCTCGTTGAAGAACGTTCCCTTGACGGAGATCATGAAGAAAAGGTGCTTGGGGTATACTGGAATCCTACTACCGACGTGCTCACTTTTAAAGTGAGTGGCTTAGATACGGTGGTCCTTACGCGAGTTGGATTAGCCAGCAAAACGGCGAGCTTATTCGATCCGCAGGGGATGGCCGCTCCCATGACACTAAAGGCGAAGGTAAAACTCCGAGAGCTTCAGATCCAAGGGCTTCAATGGACCGACGAGGTGACCGGAGAGGCAGAGCAGTGGTGGAAGAAATGGTTCGAGACATTGAAGCAGCTCAACGACTTAGAAATTCCACGTTGTCTATTCGAGAGGGAAGATTTCATCGTTCGGACGGAGTTGCACAGTTTCGGAGACGCTTCAGAAGAGGCGTACGCTGCAGTGGTTTACCTGAGAAACGTGTACGTCGATGGAACGGTGTTAGTCCGACATGTACGAGCGTCGACAAAGCTGGCTCCGAAAAAGACGATTTCCATCCCTAAACTCGAATTGAACGCAGCCTTGCTGGCGGCTAGATTGGTGCGTACCGTACAAATGGCTCTCACTCGTACCATTCACGCACGTTATTTGTGGACGGACAGCAGTACCGTTCGAAACTGGATCAGAGCAACTGCATCCAAATACCAAGTGTACGTCAGTCACCGTATAGGCGAGATTCAAACGTTGACAGAGCCACAGGAGTGGAGGTTTCTGCCAGGTCGGATTAATCCGGCAGACGTTGCGACCCGTTCCACGCTCGGAGAAGAGATCTTTCCGTCTTACTGGTGGTGTGGCGTAGAATTCCTACAACATCCCGAAGATCGTTGGCCAGCTGATCTGCCCTGGATGGTGGAGGTTGAAGAGATTCGGCCGGTTCGTGCTAACGTGGTCCAGTGCGAATCGTCGGCGCTTGACTGGGAGAAGATGAAGATTACAGTTGAGAAGATCCCAGCGTTGGTGAAGCTGCAAGACCCCTTCCTCGAACTTGTACGACGGTGTCAAGAGGAGGTGTATTCTGCAGAGCTTAGTTGTCTACAGAAAGGAAAGTGGATCCCTTCCACCTCAAGTCTGTTAACGTTATCACCGATACTCGGAAAGGACGGATTAATTCGGCTAGGGGGTAGAGCTGGACGCGCTCAACTGCCTTACGAAGAAATTCATCCTCCTGTACTCCCAGCAGGACATAAGTTTATCGTGAACGTTGTCAGGGCTTTCCACTTGATGCTCAAACACGTCGGGACTGACTACCAAATTAGTTTCATTAGACAACACTTTTGGATTCCCCGCGGTCGGGAATTAGTCAAGAAGGTTCGTCGGGAATACACCGTTTGTCGAAGAGAGCGAGCCAAGCCGGGTGAGCAGCTCATGGCGGAACTTCACAGATCACGTTTGGAAGCAGGAACCCCGCCTTTCACCCGAACAGCTTGTGATCTGTTCGGTCCACTGGACGTAGGCCTGTCTAGAAATAGAACCGCCAAAAGATGGGGAGTTCTATTTACGTGCCTGGTAACCCGCGCCGTTTATTTGGAGTTGGTGACGTCTTTATCTTCAGATGATTTCCTCCTCATCTTACGTCGATTCATTGGTCTGTATGGTCAACTCGGAGTTTTCCATACTGACAACGGGACCAATTTCGTAGGAGCAGAACGTGAACTGAGAGAAGCAGCTGAAGCCCTATTCGCCGATCCAAAGTTAGCAGATTTCATCCGGAGCAAGCCGATGAAATGGAAATTCCAACCTCCCAGAACGCCACACTTCGGCGGGGCTCACGAATCCCTCGTTAAGTCGACTAAAAGGGCACTCTACCGAGCGTTAGATGCAGAGAAATTAAAGTTGCAGTATCCGTCTGAAGAAACGTTACGTACTTTATTATACGAAGTAGCCGGCTTATTGAATGGGCGACCGCTGACAGCCGCGAGCAATGATCCAGCCGATTTCCGACCGTTAACTCCGGCCGACTTTCTGAACCGGGTCAAGACGGCGTGCCCACCCGTCGGCCACTTTGAGGACGCCCTACCTCGAGAGAGATACAGATACTTGCAACGTGTACTCAATCTGTTTTGGGACATTTGGAAGAAAGTTTATTTGCAGTCTTTGATTTCCCGTTCCAAATGGAAGAACCCGAAACCTAATTTCGCTGTTGGAGATGTGGTACTCGAAATCGACAGCTCTTTGAGAAGAAGCCAGTGGAATCTTGGAAGGGTTACGAAAACCTATCCCGGAGCTGACGGATTAGTTCGTGTCGTGGACGTTCAATTTGAGAGAGGCCTATTTCGACGAGGAATTGGACAGCTAGCTCTGCTGGAGACCGGCTCATCCGCTGGATCGCCCTAA
- the LOC116927532 gene encoding uncharacterized protein LOC116927532: protein MTSPPPVGGELVKYSADQSQTYSTKQPHTIGSQAFPDLSFLTSTPNIDVASQNLIIGEAATTLTDSRFVRCNLASAVYPTQSGVSGVYPTQSVSRAAYPPAKKSAHCAVSQTQPEFKGIKQHLRFIEEKIEGNQLQEVKQVELDEIPLTSVEDYFFQCEVLTNAGKCNALFVKSIGGANGRDVIKIAWSALTKIDCRAHCNVLGIKKGANQKYNLKGTAIVKAVLDGIKLNASIKDITLQEFETSTMSFFVRAPGLIKKRKEKTAFNGSRDSDAGKDDDP, encoded by the exons ATGACA TCACCTCCCCCAGTTG GAGGGGAACTAGTGAAATATAGTGCTGATCAGTCTCAAACATATTCAACGAAGCAACCTCACACTATTG GAAGCCAAGCTTTTCCTGATCTCAGCTTTTTAACATCCACACCGAACATCGATGTCGCATCTCAGAACTTAATTATTGGTGAAGCAGCAACAACATTGACCGATTCACGATTCGTAAGGTGCAATCTAG CAAGTGCTGTTTACCCAACTCAATCTGGAGTCAGTGGTGTTTATCCAACGCAATCTGTAAGCAGAGCTGCTTATCCACCAGCTAAAAAATCTGCACATTGTGCTGTTAGCCAGACTCAGCCCG AATTTAAGGGTATTAAGCAACATTTGCGTTTCATCGAAGAAAAAATCGAAGGAAATCAACTACAAGAGGTAAAACAAGTTGAACTTGACGAGATCCCACTTACTAGTGTGGAGGACTATTTCTTTCAATGCGAAGTTTTAACGAATGCTGGGAAATGTAATGCCCTT TTTGTCAAATCAATTGGCGGTGCCAATGGACGAGATGTCATCAAGATAGCTTGGTCCGCGTTAACAAAAATTGACTGCAGAGCTCACTGCAACGTGCTCGGAATAAAAAAGGGTGCAAACCAAAAATATAACTTAAAAGGAACAGCTATAGTTAAAGCTGTTCTtg ATGGAATCAAACTGAATGCTTCGATCAAGGATATTACATTGCAAGAGTTTGAGACTTCTACaatgtcattttttgttagAGCTCCtggtttaataaaaaaaagaaaagaaaagactgcTTTTAATGGAAGTCGTGATAGCGATGCTGGGAAAGATGACGACCCATAA